From one Brachypodium distachyon strain Bd21 chromosome 4, Brachypodium_distachyon_v3.0, whole genome shotgun sequence genomic stretch:
- the LOC112268668 gene encoding zinc finger MYM-type protein 5-like has product MAFRKYESGAQKHKKKEREQGLIQSHKWPMDRFIVKETQVSSTSVNQSVDPSILTIDNNGPACTDPRDGQTEIIEDNDEAEEVHIDDNLNTSHAADVNDSFQPDIFDPRYWDSLDPKQIDILVQKGPKRDLSIKKGPKDNYSRRSSAPFYTRFLSNGEQCDRDWLVYSKELNRVFWGLGKVTEIEK; this is encoded by the exons ATGGCATTTAGAAAGTATGAATCTGGTGCCCAAAAgcataagaaaaaagaaagagaacaaGGTTTGATTCAATCTCATAAGTGGCCTATGGATAGGTTTATTGTAAAAGAAACACAAGTGTCCTCAACCTCGGTTAATCAGTCCGTTGATCCTTCTATCCTTACAATTGATAATAATGGCCCTGCTTGCACTGATCCTAGAGATGGCCAGACAGAAATAATAGAAGATAATGATGAGGCAGAGGAAGTTCATATTGATGATAACTTGAATACTTCACATGCTGCGGATGTTAATGATTCTTTTCAGCCTGATATATTTGATCCAAGATATTGGGATTCTCTTGATCCTAAGCAGATTGACATTTTAGTACAGAAGGGCCCAAAAAGAGACTTATCAATTAAGAAAGGTCCTAAGGATAATTATTCTAGAAGGTCTTCTGCACCATTCTATACAAGATTTCTATCAAATGGTGAGCAATGTGATAGGGATTGGCTTGTCTATTCTAAGGAACTCAATAGAGTCTTTTG GGGATTAGGGAAGGTCACTGAGATTGAGAAGTAG
- the LOC112268940 gene encoding probable ubiquitin-like-specific protease 2A, which produces MDDPNKKGDFERLDSLWFHLYSDMNYNNKASILQRIKEKDIFSRRYVFVPILLWGHWSLLVLCNFGETNYLGTEKGPRMLLLDSLKTTNPIRLRLSINRFIEGIFKNQEREDQLQQFKNKVKLEIPEVPQQTGEDCGIYCLYFVYCFLVLEELGENLSKLDAMFNPEELENIENIRGDIHSFLTKRNAKKAG; this is translated from the exons ATGGATGATCCAAATAAAAAAGGCGATTTTGAGCGCTTGGATTCACTTTGGTTTCACTTGTACTCCGACATGAACTATAATAATAAAGCAAGTATTCTacaaagaataaaagaaaaggatataTTTTCAAGACGATATGTATTTGTGCCTATTCTTCTTTG GGGACACTGGAGCCTCCTAGTGTTGTGCAACTTTGGTGAGACAAACTACCTGGGTACTGAAAAAGGACCACGAATGCTTCTACTGGATTCACTTAAAACAACAAACCCAATAAGGCTGCGATTGAGCATCAACAG ATTCATTGAAGGTATTTTTAAGaaccaagagagagaagatcAATTGCAGCAGTTCAAAAACAAAGTCAAGCTTGAGATTCCTGAG GTGCCACAGCAAACTGGGGAGGACTGCGGAATATATTGTCTTTACTTCGTTTACTGTTTTCTTGTACTCGAAGAACTGGGAGAAAATTTGAGCAAGCTG GATGCCATGTTCAATCCTGAGGAGCTGGAGAACATAGAGAACATCCGCGGGGATATTCACTCGTTCCTAAC CAAAAGGAATGCCAAGAAAGCAGGGTAG